A region of Salinibacter sp. 10B DNA encodes the following proteins:
- the meaB gene encoding methylmalonyl Co-A mutase-associated GTPase MeaB, which translates to MPNRDEPQSARSYSSSPDEVSTFNPNLKRQASSRSPSARSADEYVSGILEGDRVVLSQAITLLESTRPDHQKTAQTVVERCLPQAGDSVRVAVTGVPGVGKSTFIEALGPALLEEDRRLAVLTVDPTSERSQGSILGDKTRMGALASSDDVYIRPSPTAGTLGGVARKTRETIFLCEAAGFDTILVETVGVGQSEVTVRSMVDVFLLLALAGAGDELQGIKRGIVEMADVLAINKADGENKTAAEEARSEYGKALRLLGEPESGWTPPVLTCSAETGNGIREVWSSIQEYCRYTKETGYFSQQRQEQSRHWMYQSIEETLRSDFFETPAVQSALEEVEEKVLNGTISSFAAAQKLLSVYRRTDASD; encoded by the coding sequence ATGCCCAATCGTGACGAGCCCCAGAGCGCCCGCTCCTACTCGTCGTCTCCGGACGAAGTCTCAACCTTCAACCCCAACCTCAAACGCCAAGCCTCATCGCGCTCCCCCTCGGCCCGTTCCGCTGACGAGTACGTATCCGGCATCCTAGAAGGCGATCGCGTGGTGCTGAGTCAGGCCATCACCCTCCTCGAAAGCACCCGCCCCGACCACCAAAAGACGGCTCAAACGGTGGTTGAACGATGTCTGCCGCAGGCAGGCGACTCCGTCCGGGTCGCCGTAACCGGGGTGCCCGGCGTTGGAAAGAGCACGTTCATCGAAGCCTTGGGGCCCGCTTTACTAGAAGAGGACCGGCGCCTCGCTGTGCTCACCGTCGACCCTACCAGCGAACGCTCACAGGGTAGTATCCTCGGGGATAAGACACGAATGGGGGCCCTCGCGTCCTCCGACGATGTCTACATTCGTCCGTCCCCGACCGCTGGGACCCTGGGCGGCGTTGCCCGAAAAACCCGGGAGACCATCTTTCTCTGTGAGGCCGCCGGCTTCGATACAATTCTCGTAGAAACGGTGGGGGTCGGGCAATCGGAAGTAACCGTCCGGTCGATGGTGGACGTATTCCTTCTCCTCGCCCTGGCAGGCGCGGGCGACGAGCTACAGGGCATCAAGCGGGGCATCGTGGAAATGGCTGACGTGCTTGCGATCAACAAAGCGGACGGGGAAAACAAGACCGCAGCCGAGGAGGCCCGCTCCGAATACGGAAAGGCCCTTCGCCTGCTTGGCGAACCAGAATCGGGGTGGACGCCCCCCGTGCTTACCTGCTCGGCAGAAACAGGCAATGGGATTCGCGAGGTGTGGTCCTCCATCCAAGAATACTGTCGGTATACGAAGGAAACCGGCTATTTTAGCCAACAACGTCAAGAACAGTCCCGCCACTGGATGTACCAATCCATCGAAGAAACGCTCCGATCCGATTTTTTTGAGACGCCTGCCGTTCAGTCGGCCTTGGAGGAAGTAGAAGAAAAGGTCCTCAATGGCACAATCAGTTCCTTTGCCGCTGCCCAAAAACTACTTTCGGTGTATCGCCGAACGGATGCTTCCGATTGA
- the scpA gene encoding methylmalonyl-CoA mutase — protein sequence MRPDFSSIDYEPPNATEDQQAQHPSQDPWTTPEQIDVASAYGPDDMADLDHLDYAAGLPPFLRGPYSTMYNFRPWTIRQYAGFSTAEESNEFYRKALASGQKGLSVAFDLATHRGYDSDHDRVRGDVGKAGVAVDSVEDMKILFDGIPLDEMSVSMTMNGAVLPVMAFYIAAAEEQGVSHEALTGTIQNDILKEFMVRNTYIYPPQPSMRIVGDIFAYCAEEMPKFNAISVSGYHMHEAGAPADLELAYTLADGLEYLRTGLDAGLGIDDFAPRVSFFWAIGMNHFMEIAKMRAGRMLWAKLVQQFNPENPKSMALRTHCQTSGYSLAEQDPFNNVARTTIEALAAVFGGTQSLHTNALDEAIALPSEFAARIARNTQLYLQEETDVTKAIDPWAGSYYVERLTGELARQAWSHIQEVEDEGGMTKAIEDGLPKRRIEEAAARKQGRIDTGAETIVGVNAYRPEETEPIETLEVDNEAVRRTQVDRLNELKEQRDEAEVRSALNAITDCAETGDGNLLRRAVAAARARATLGEISEAMEAVYGRHTARTESISGVYASEVRNDDAFQTARHRADRFAELAGRRPRLMVAKMGQDGHDRGAKVIATSFADMGFDVDIGPLFQTPEEVARQAVENDVHILGISSLAGGHKTLVPEVLDALEHYGREDILVVVGGVIPHGDYEFLYDQGVAAVFGPGTNIAKAAAQILDVLIDPYTQEAAAGT from the coding sequence ATGCGACCGGACTTCAGTAGTATCGACTACGAACCGCCGAACGCGACCGAGGACCAGCAGGCTCAACACCCGTCTCAAGACCCCTGGACGACGCCGGAGCAAATCGACGTAGCGTCTGCCTACGGACCGGACGATATGGCAGATCTGGATCATCTCGACTATGCAGCGGGACTGCCCCCATTTCTCCGCGGCCCGTATTCAACAATGTACAATTTTCGGCCGTGGACCATCCGGCAGTACGCAGGCTTCTCTACCGCCGAAGAGTCAAACGAGTTTTACCGCAAAGCCCTCGCCTCCGGACAGAAGGGTCTTTCGGTGGCCTTCGATCTCGCAACCCATCGGGGCTACGATTCGGATCACGACCGGGTACGGGGCGACGTCGGAAAGGCAGGCGTGGCTGTTGATAGTGTCGAGGACATGAAAATTCTCTTTGACGGCATTCCGCTCGACGAGATGTCGGTCTCTATGACCATGAACGGGGCCGTCCTCCCAGTCATGGCCTTCTACATCGCCGCCGCCGAGGAGCAAGGCGTGTCCCATGAGGCCCTGACCGGCACGATTCAGAACGACATCCTGAAGGAGTTCATGGTGCGCAACACCTACATCTATCCGCCGCAGCCGTCGATGCGGATTGTGGGGGACATCTTTGCCTACTGCGCCGAGGAGATGCCCAAATTCAATGCGATCTCTGTAAGTGGCTACCATATGCACGAAGCCGGGGCCCCGGCCGATCTGGAGCTCGCGTACACCCTTGCCGACGGACTCGAATACCTCCGGACGGGACTCGACGCCGGGCTCGGAATCGACGACTTTGCGCCCCGCGTCTCCTTCTTCTGGGCAATTGGGATGAACCACTTCATGGAAATCGCGAAGATGCGAGCTGGACGGATGCTGTGGGCGAAGCTCGTTCAACAGTTTAACCCCGAAAATCCTAAGTCGATGGCCCTCCGAACGCATTGTCAAACGTCGGGCTACAGCCTGGCCGAGCAGGATCCCTTCAACAACGTTGCCCGCACGACCATCGAGGCACTGGCTGCCGTCTTCGGTGGCACCCAATCCCTCCACACCAACGCCCTCGACGAAGCGATTGCCCTGCCCAGTGAGTTCGCCGCCCGAATTGCCCGCAACACGCAGTTGTATCTTCAGGAAGAAACGGACGTGACGAAGGCCATCGACCCGTGGGCGGGCTCGTACTACGTGGAGCGGCTGACCGGTGAGCTGGCCCGCCAGGCCTGGAGCCACATCCAGGAGGTCGAAGACGAAGGCGGCATGACGAAAGCCATCGAAGACGGACTCCCGAAGCGTCGAATTGAAGAAGCAGCCGCTCGAAAACAGGGCCGCATCGACACCGGCGCGGAGACCATCGTCGGCGTCAATGCGTACCGGCCGGAGGAGACTGAACCGATAGAAACGCTTGAGGTCGACAACGAGGCCGTGCGCCGCACGCAGGTCGACCGACTGAACGAGCTCAAAGAACAACGAGACGAGGCCGAGGTCCGATCGGCCCTCAATGCCATCACGGACTGTGCCGAGACCGGAGACGGGAATCTGCTCCGCCGGGCGGTAGCTGCCGCGCGAGCCCGGGCCACTCTCGGCGAAATCTCAGAAGCAATGGAAGCGGTCTATGGCCGTCACACGGCCCGCACCGAATCGATCTCCGGCGTATACGCCTCCGAAGTGCGGAACGATGATGCATTTCAAACGGCCCGACACCGTGCCGATCGCTTTGCCGAACTGGCCGGACGCCGACCGCGCCTCATGGTGGCCAAGATGGGTCAGGATGGACACGACCGCGGGGCCAAGGTGATTGCGACCTCCTTCGCCGACATGGGATTCGATGTGGACATCGGTCCTCTTTTCCAAACGCCGGAAGAGGTCGCCCGACAAGCGGTAGAAAACGACGTACATATTCTCGGGATCTCCAGTCTTGCTGGAGGGCACAAGACCCTCGTGCCTGAGGTGTTAGATGCTCTCGAACACTACGGACGTGAGGATATTCTCGTGGTCGTGGGAGGCGTCATTCCGCACGGCGACTACGAGTTCCTCTATGACCAGGGCGTCGCCGCTGTGTTTGGGCCTGGCACCAACATTGCCAAAGCCGCCGCCCAGATTCTTGACGTACTGATCGATCCTTACACTCAGGAGGCAGCAGCCGGGACCTGA
- a CDS encoding methylmalonyl-CoA mutase family protein, protein MSSSNALPPLFDEFPPISDEEWTAKIEADLDTTTPNEVLRWDSIDGISLPAYLRRDDREPIPHVPTEGATSPLVSTETVPSNNWRIRQDLWHSNLETAKALGEKALRNGVTDLGLIIDPNAEALGLPLETPGDVATLLQDLPLDASALHLERGSGALALLSAGRSRTDESILEGNRRGTVSYDPVAALATGALSDIESAFDFTDALLSSLSTSSLRAVSLDLRPYHDAGASAVQELAFGLGALTETLARLHERTRSLDDVLPHLHVQTSVSTSYFIEIAKLRALRLLVPQVLEAFADETGSPIETSPADLFVQAETSRRTETLYDPYVNMLRGTTEAMAAVVGGCDVLNVRSYNACFDAPTTFSSRIARNVQLILGHEAHFDVVADPAAGAYYVEQATDRLAERAWERFQTLEADGGILSALRQGGLQSDIAQVRKNRRQDVESRDRVLVGTNHYPDLQETRLDDVQSGNPSCNNGTDKQSPLPSPSLGRLQEWIENGWTIPELAKGLAAGSASIQPLPRLRLAEPIDALRLRTERYAKDEGSPPTVLLAPLGPTGPRSARATFARNVLGVAGFEIIEPLMFDSVDAAADEAVDSNAEIVVLCSANEAYANLTPALRQALEKRNRSPLLVVAGNPENLKSGLPADEFIHSGRPLYDTLTTFQQRLGIPLDDGAPTA, encoded by the coding sequence ATGTCCTCTTCCAACGCTCTGCCCCCCCTCTTCGACGAGTTCCCCCCCATCTCGGATGAGGAGTGGACTGCGAAGATTGAAGCAGACCTCGACACTACGACTCCGAATGAGGTCCTCCGGTGGGATTCGATCGACGGCATTTCCCTGCCTGCTTATCTGCGGCGAGACGACCGGGAGCCCATCCCCCACGTGCCAACCGAAGGGGCCACCTCTCCACTGGTCTCAACTGAGACGGTCCCGTCAAACAACTGGCGCATTCGACAGGACCTCTGGCATTCCAACCTGGAGACTGCAAAGGCTCTCGGAGAAAAAGCGCTCCGGAACGGGGTCACCGACCTTGGCCTCATCATCGATCCTAACGCGGAAGCACTTGGGCTTCCCCTCGAAACGCCCGGGGACGTGGCAACGCTTCTGCAGGACCTCCCGCTCGACGCCTCCGCTTTGCATCTCGAGCGCGGATCGGGCGCACTCGCTCTACTGAGCGCCGGCCGCTCCCGCACCGATGAGAGTATTCTTGAAGGCAACCGTCGCGGCACGGTGAGTTACGACCCTGTAGCGGCGCTCGCCACCGGAGCCCTCTCCGATATTGAGAGTGCTTTCGACTTCACCGACGCACTCCTCTCATCATTGTCTACCTCCTCCCTGCGAGCCGTCAGTCTCGATCTCCGCCCGTATCACGACGCTGGGGCCTCGGCTGTGCAGGAGTTGGCTTTCGGGCTGGGCGCCCTCACGGAAACGCTGGCACGCTTACATGAGCGCACCCGGTCGCTCGACGATGTTCTCCCCCACCTGCACGTGCAAACGTCTGTCTCGACGAGTTACTTCATCGAGATTGCCAAACTGCGCGCTCTCCGTCTCCTTGTCCCCCAAGTCCTCGAAGCGTTTGCCGACGAGACCGGATCCCCAATCGAGACCTCGCCCGCTGATCTCTTCGTACAGGCCGAAACGTCTCGGCGTACAGAGACCCTGTACGACCCGTACGTCAACATGCTGCGGGGCACGACCGAGGCGATGGCAGCCGTGGTTGGGGGATGTGATGTCCTCAACGTTCGCTCCTACAATGCCTGCTTCGACGCTCCAACCACGTTCAGCTCTCGGATTGCTCGAAACGTGCAACTGATTCTGGGGCACGAAGCCCACTTCGACGTGGTCGCAGACCCGGCCGCAGGCGCCTACTATGTAGAACAGGCAACGGACCGTCTTGCTGAGCGCGCCTGGGAGCGCTTTCAAACCCTGGAAGCCGACGGCGGCATTCTCTCGGCCCTCCGACAGGGCGGGCTCCAAAGCGATATTGCACAGGTACGCAAAAATCGGCGGCAGGACGTAGAGAGCCGCGATCGGGTGCTCGTAGGAACGAATCACTATCCGGACCTGCAAGAGACGCGGCTTGATGATGTTCAATCCGGCAACCCTTCTTGCAATAACGGAACTGACAAACAATCACCTCTGCCCTCTCCTTCTCTCGGCCGTCTGCAGGAGTGGATCGAAAACGGCTGGACAATACCGGAACTCGCGAAAGGGCTTGCAGCAGGATCGGCTTCCATCCAGCCCCTCCCCCGCCTCCGTCTCGCTGAGCCCATTGACGCCCTTCGGCTTCGAACCGAACGATATGCGAAAGACGAGGGCTCTCCTCCGACCGTCTTGCTCGCCCCTCTCGGTCCCACGGGACCGCGAAGCGCTCGGGCCACTTTTGCGCGCAACGTGCTAGGCGTGGCCGGATTTGAGATCATCGAACCTCTCATGTTCGACTCAGTGGATGCAGCCGCAGACGAGGCTGTTGATTCGAACGCTGAGATCGTGGTGCTCTGCAGTGCAAACGAGGCATATGCGAACCTTACGCCTGCCCTTCGGCAGGCCCTTGAGAAACGGAACCGATCTCCCCTCCTCGTGGTGGCCGGCAATCCTGAAAATCTGAAGTCTGGCCTCCCTGCCGATGAGTTCATTCACAGCGGGCGCCCTCTCTACGACACGCTCACCACTTTCCAACAGCGTCTCGGCATTCCCCTGGATGATGGCGCCCCCACTGCCTGA
- a CDS encoding RNA methyltransferase encodes MRKLSWDEIDRPSPEDVHDLPKHPIRLVVHNIRSIHNVGSIFRTSDAARIEHVHLTGFTGTPEHKDLHKTALGAQDSMSWSKHEAPRPVLRELRDRGYTIAVLEQTNESIPPPQASPEAFPLCLVVGNEVRGVDDNIVEVADLAFELPQYGAKISMNVGVAYGIAVYDLVRRARSLFGPPGEDGCTTS; translated from the coding sequence ATGCGCAAGCTGAGTTGGGATGAAATCGACCGCCCGTCTCCTGAGGACGTTCACGACCTGCCGAAGCATCCGATCCGTCTCGTCGTGCATAACATTCGCTCGATCCATAACGTGGGTTCGATCTTTCGCACTTCGGATGCGGCCCGAATCGAACACGTGCACCTGACGGGCTTCACCGGAACGCCGGAGCACAAAGACCTCCACAAAACCGCACTTGGGGCCCAAGACTCAATGTCGTGGAGCAAGCACGAGGCCCCCCGTCCGGTGCTCCGCGAGCTCCGAGATCGTGGATACACGATCGCTGTACTGGAGCAAACAAACGAGTCCATCCCACCGCCTCAAGCATCACCTGAGGCATTCCCCCTCTGCCTCGTGGTAGGCAACGAAGTCCGCGGTGTAGATGATAATATTGTTGAGGTCGCAGATCTTGCTTTCGAGCTCCCTCAGTATGGCGCTAAGATTTCTATGAACGTCGGTGTCGCCTACGGCATTGCCGTGTACGACCTCGTCCGGCGGGCTCGCTCCCTCTTCGGACCGCCCGGCGAAGATGGATGTACAACCTCGTGA
- a CDS encoding LEA type 2 family protein, producing the protein MVSTLSRTVRPFFWLGILLVGGGVLLLSSCQTLRQLRSLKDVKFRIDRATDARLAGVELRKVESYNDLGATDIARLTSALSQGELPFSFTLHVEATNPETNQVSARLTQMDWTLLLNDQETVTGTFDQEIELPPGTPTDVPVGVELDLARFFNDNLQGFIDLASSVGGDGPPTNVKLRVQPTVRTALGPIEYPNPITVVSRDVGN; encoded by the coding sequence ATGGTTTCTACGTTGTCTCGTACTGTTCGTCCGTTCTTCTGGCTCGGAATTCTGCTGGTCGGAGGGGGCGTTCTCCTGCTATCCTCATGCCAGACGCTCCGCCAGCTTCGGAGTTTGAAGGACGTAAAGTTTCGGATCGATCGGGCTACGGATGCCCGGCTCGCCGGTGTGGAGTTGCGTAAGGTCGAGTCATATAATGATCTGGGGGCTACCGATATAGCGCGCCTCACTTCAGCTTTGTCTCAGGGCGAACTTCCCTTCTCGTTTACCCTTCACGTTGAGGCGACCAACCCTGAAACGAACCAGGTCAGCGCCCGGCTTACGCAGATGGATTGGACCTTGCTTCTCAATGACCAGGAGACCGTTACAGGGACGTTCGATCAGGAAATCGAGCTGCCACCGGGGACCCCAACGGACGTGCCGGTGGGGGTTGAGTTGGATCTGGCGCGGTTCTTTAACGACAACCTGCAAGGGTTTATTGATCTAGCGTCCTCGGTGGGGGGCGACGGGCCGCCCACCAATGTGAAGCTCCGCGTTCAGCCGACCGTTCGTACGGCGTTGGGGCCTATCGAGTACCCGAACCCGATCACCGTGGTGAGCCGGGATGTCGGGAATTAA
- the cmk gene encoding (d)CMP kinase, translated as MIITIDGPAGSGKSTTAQGVAERLQFVYLDTGAMYRAVALGFLQADADVTVEAAQHVLPSIEVDVRYQADGRMQVVLNEEDVSEKIRTPEVGAVVSQISTLRPVRDRLVREQRRIGFEQEERHGGVILDGRDTGTVVFPEADLKVFMMADVDERARRRYQEYTEEGKDISLEAVRQEIRDRDQRDRNREIAPLRRADDAVSLDTTEKTIDEQIAFVVDRVKAHRKSGT; from the coding sequence GTGATCATTACCATTGATGGGCCCGCGGGATCGGGCAAGAGTACTACGGCGCAGGGAGTAGCGGAGCGTCTCCAGTTTGTGTACCTGGATACCGGCGCCATGTATCGTGCCGTTGCGCTCGGCTTTCTGCAGGCCGACGCCGATGTTACAGTCGAAGCCGCACAGCACGTGCTTCCGTCCATCGAGGTGGATGTGCGCTATCAGGCGGACGGACGTATGCAGGTTGTGCTCAACGAGGAGGACGTGTCCGAGAAGATCCGTACCCCGGAGGTCGGGGCGGTGGTCAGTCAGATCTCCACGCTCCGTCCGGTTCGTGACCGACTAGTACGGGAGCAACGCCGCATTGGGTTTGAGCAGGAGGAGCGTCACGGGGGAGTGATTCTGGATGGCCGGGACACCGGAACAGTGGTCTTTCCCGAAGCGGACCTGAAGGTGTTTATGATGGCCGATGTTGATGAGCGGGCCCGTCGTCGTTATCAGGAATACACGGAGGAAGGAAAAGACATTTCGTTAGAAGCGGTGCGTCAAGAGATTCGAGATCGAGACCAACGGGATCGGAACCGCGAGATTGCTCCGTTACGCCGGGCCGATGATGCCGTCTCGCTGGACACGACCGAGAAAACGATCGATGAACAAATCGCGTTTGTCGTAGATCGCGTTAAAGCACACCGCAAGTCGGGAACGTAG
- the rpsA gene encoding 30S ribosomal protein S1 — protein sequence MAEKQEQVATPEEEREDASPESSAEEDAASPTSEEDSSAEAEKAEAPSTEPSEAAADSEEESDGDESGDGGKPAEPEAETAEGPSDDEGSDEQDERDEIAAEDPVKQPQFVSRLLEEAVEAAAQDMHIPTGDEAEVDVAEIDEPSAPSVSLEDLERTEEDQGFTGETFGRTVSLDELEEEEQGYSDDPVYDQFRALIDETAIDVREQDIVEGRVLRVDEDYVVVDIGYKSDGIVPRDEFGDAELRPGDTVEVYLELKEDRDGQLVLSKEQADKVRRWQRVEEIYENEEVIEGTIIRRIKGGMIVELFDGMEAFLPGSQIDVRPVRDFESYLEKRMEFRIVKLNPENENIVVSHRELIEDELEEQREEILSQLEVGQVLKGTVKNIVDFGVFIDLGGVDGLLHITDLSWGRVSHPSEIVELDQELEVVVLDYEEERQRISLGLKQLQDHPWENIGEKYSEGDTVEGKVVSITNYGAFVELEKGIEGLVHISEMSWTRHIKHPSQMVSLGQLVDVKILNIDEEEQKISLGMKQLEPDPWEGISDRYPPGTVLTGTVRNITNFGVFVEIEPGIDGLVHISDLSWTKKVRHPGDMVDKGQDLDVVILNIDEDRRRISLGHKQVKTNPWDQFADAYEEGNDTKGEVVRVEDKGLVVQLPLDVEAFVPGSELKDGPQNFENFYHSGDELELRVIRFDKDRKDIVLSETARVEDIEPDEIDEEETTTDTSEEPQQRQQQQRQQPSRDRSPQQDDETTGPTTLGELSGLADLRREMEEEEDASDRAEAAEQAAQEAVDESAEEEEEQTSDSDDEEEEEAFDETSGFPENFPRVSRLQNAGVNSIAELREVDDLTELDGIGASYAEDIEDGLAEFDETGSVSA from the coding sequence ATGGCAGAAAAGCAAGAACAAGTAGCGACACCCGAAGAAGAGCGAGAGGACGCCTCGCCCGAATCTTCCGCTGAGGAAGACGCGGCATCTCCCACGTCTGAAGAAGATTCCTCTGCGGAGGCGGAGAAGGCTGAGGCCCCTTCGACTGAGCCGTCTGAGGCTGCCGCCGATTCCGAAGAAGAATCGGACGGTGACGAATCCGGCGATGGCGGGAAGCCTGCCGAACCGGAGGCAGAGACGGCGGAGGGTCCCTCGGACGACGAAGGCTCCGACGAGCAAGACGAGCGCGACGAGATTGCAGCGGAGGATCCCGTCAAGCAGCCGCAGTTCGTCAGTCGTCTCCTAGAGGAAGCCGTCGAGGCCGCAGCGCAGGATATGCACATCCCCACCGGGGATGAGGCTGAGGTCGACGTGGCGGAGATTGACGAACCGTCGGCGCCGTCGGTCTCCCTCGAAGATCTCGAGCGGACCGAGGAAGATCAGGGCTTTACGGGCGAAACCTTTGGCCGGACGGTGTCGCTTGACGAGTTGGAGGAAGAGGAACAGGGCTACTCCGACGATCCGGTTTACGATCAATTCCGGGCCCTCATCGACGAAACAGCCATCGATGTCCGGGAGCAGGACATCGTCGAGGGCCGCGTTCTCCGTGTGGACGAGGATTACGTCGTCGTCGACATCGGCTACAAGAGCGACGGGATCGTTCCGCGCGATGAGTTTGGAGACGCGGAGTTGCGTCCCGGCGACACCGTTGAAGTGTACCTTGAACTGAAGGAAGACCGCGACGGTCAACTTGTCCTTTCGAAGGAGCAGGCCGACAAGGTCCGTCGCTGGCAGCGTGTCGAGGAGATTTACGAGAACGAGGAGGTCATTGAGGGTACGATTATCCGCCGCATCAAGGGCGGAATGATCGTTGAACTCTTCGATGGCATGGAGGCCTTTCTCCCGGGCTCGCAAATCGACGTTCGCCCCGTCCGCGACTTCGAGTCGTATCTGGAGAAGCGGATGGAATTCCGGATTGTAAAGCTGAATCCGGAGAACGAGAACATCGTCGTCTCCCACCGCGAACTCATCGAGGACGAACTCGAAGAGCAGCGTGAGGAGATTCTCTCGCAGCTCGAGGTTGGACAGGTGCTCAAGGGCACCGTCAAGAACATCGTCGACTTCGGCGTCTTCATTGATCTCGGCGGTGTCGATGGACTTCTTCACATCACGGACCTCTCCTGGGGGCGCGTTTCGCACCCGAGCGAGATTGTCGAGCTCGATCAGGAGCTTGAGGTTGTGGTTCTTGATTATGAGGAAGAGCGTCAACGCATCTCCCTTGGCCTCAAGCAGCTTCAGGATCACCCCTGGGAGAACATCGGCGAGAAGTACAGTGAGGGCGACACCGTAGAGGGGAAGGTGGTCTCGATCACCAACTACGGCGCCTTCGTGGAGCTGGAAAAGGGAATCGAGGGGCTCGTTCACATCAGTGAAATGTCGTGGACGCGACACATCAAGCACCCGAGCCAGATGGTATCGCTGGGGCAGCTGGTGGATGTCAAAATCCTCAACATTGACGAGGAGGAGCAGAAGATCTCCCTCGGCATGAAGCAGCTGGAGCCCGATCCGTGGGAAGGCATCAGCGACCGGTACCCTCCAGGGACGGTGCTGACGGGTACGGTGCGCAACATCACCAACTTCGGCGTCTTCGTTGAGATTGAGCCGGGCATTGACGGCCTGGTCCACATCTCGGACCTCTCCTGGACGAAGAAGGTGCGTCATCCGGGGGACATGGTGGACAAAGGTCAGGACCTGGATGTCGTGATCTTGAACATTGACGAGGACCGGCGCCGCATCTCCCTTGGCCACAAGCAGGTGAAGACCAACCCGTGGGATCAGTTTGCCGATGCCTACGAGGAAGGCAACGACACGAAGGGCGAGGTCGTCCGAGTCGAGGACAAGGGCCTCGTGGTGCAGCTTCCGCTCGATGTGGAGGCATTCGTGCCGGGAAGCGAGCTGAAGGACGGCCCGCAGAACTTCGAGAATTTCTACCACTCGGGCGACGAGCTGGAGCTGAGGGTCATACGGTTCGATAAGGACCGGAAGGACATCGTTCTCAGTGAGACGGCCCGCGTCGAAGATATCGAGCCGGACGAGATCGACGAGGAGGAGACGACGACCGACACGAGTGAGGAGCCGCAGCAGCGTCAACAGCAGCAGCGGCAGCAGCCCTCTCGTGATCGATCGCCGCAGCAGGATGATGAGACCACTGGGCCGACCACGCTTGGTGAGCTCTCGGGTCTTGCCGATCTCCGACGGGAGATGGAAGAGGAAGAGGACGCTTCCGACCGAGCGGAGGCCGCAGAGCAGGCCGCCCAAGAAGCTGTCGACGAGTCTGCTGAGGAAGAAGAGGAGCAGACGTCCGATTCCGACGACGAGGAAGAAGAGGAGGCCTTCGACGAAACGTCGGGCTTTCCGGAGAACTTCCCTCGCGTGTCGCGCCTTCAGAACGCCGGCGTGAATTCCATCGCGGAGCTTCGCGAAGTGGACGACCTCACGGAGCTCGATGGCATCGGTGCCTCCTACGCGGAGGACATCGAGGACGGTCTTGCTGAATTTGATGAGACCGGCTCGGTGAGCGCCTAG